From a single Apium graveolens cultivar Ventura chromosome 2, ASM990537v1, whole genome shotgun sequence genomic region:
- the LOC141706348 gene encoding UDP-glucosyltransferase 29-like, translated as MAMVSKNGRMSILMLPYLAHGHISPFLELAKQLTKRSFNVNICSTPINLCSIKNKVHEDDNIQLTELHLPSSPRLPPHSHSTNGLPSNLIPILNETFEKAAPIFINILKDINPNLVIYDVLPSWPAEAAMSLNIPAIHFSVQSAATSSLCLHAYKKAGENFPFSDIFVSSIDRPQLSEHEHNLLQSFVLLFERSCDLVLVRSVREVEGKYIDLLSDLVGKNVIPVGQLIHDPAGNEDDDVKNVINWLDTKEKSSVVFVCFGSENYLSAEEVMEMANALEATKCNFIWALRSPRGEEKGCQLLPDGFVERTGDVGLILEWAPQTKILGHPSTGGFLSHCGWSSFNESIKFGVPIIAKPMTEGDQHTNAKLAAEIGIGMLVTTDRKGKFKREGIVDAIRKVLVEESGECVRKKVGELSLKMNDKGDEDLDKAVKKLVQVCSKTK; from the coding sequence ATGGCCATGGTTAGCAAAAATGGAAGAATGAGTATATTGATGTTACCATATCTAGCCCATGGTCACATCTCTCCCTTCTTAGAATTAGCCAAACAACTCACAAAAAGAAGCTTCAATGTAAATATCTGTTCTACACCAATCAACCTTTGTTCTATTAAGAACAAAGTTCATGAAGATGATAATATTCAACTCACAGAGCTTCATCTTCCATCTTCTCCACGCCTACCACCTCATTCTCATTCCACAAATGGTCTTCCTTCCAATCTCATTCCGATCCTAAATGAAACGTTTGAAAAGGCAGCTCCAATCTTTATTAATATCCTTAAAGACATCAATCCAAATTTGGTTATCTATGATGTTTTGCCTTCATGGCCTGCAGAGGCTGCGATGTCGCTCAATATTCCAGCTATTCATTTTTCAGTTCAGTCGGCAGCAACTAGTAGCCTATGCTTACATGCCTACAAGAAGGCAGGCGAAAATTTTCCATTTTCGGACATTTTTGTTTCTTCTATTGACCGGCCTCAACTTTCTGAACATGAGCACAATTTACTACAAAGCTTTGTGTTATTGTTTGAACGATCATGCGACCTTGTATTGGTTAGGAGTGTTAGAGAAGTTGAAGGAAAATATATTGATCTTTTATCGGATCTGGTTGGGAAGAATGTAATTCCTGTCGGTCAACTTATTCATGATCCAGCCGGAAATGAAGATGATGACGTGAAGAATGTCATAAACTGGCTTGACACAAAAGAGAAGTCTTCGGTGGTATTTGTGTGTTTTGGGAGTGAAAATTATCTGTCGGCTGAAGAAGTGATGGAAATGGCAAATGCACTAGAGGCAACCAAGTGTAATTTCATATGGGCGCTACGATCTCCACGCGGAGAAGAGAAAGGATGTCAACTACTACCAGATGGCTTCGTTGAGAGGACAGGTGATGTGGGATTGATTTTAGAGTGGGCACCGCAGACAAAAATTTTGGGACATCCAAGTACAGGAGGTTTCTTGAGTCATTGTGGATGGAGTTCTTTTAATGAAAGCATAAAATTTGGGGTGCCAATTATTGCTAAGCCCATGACAGAGGGTGATCAGCATACTAATGCAAAGCTTGCTGCAGAGATTGGGATTGGTATGCTTgtaacaacagatagaaaaggaAAGTTCAAAAGAGAGGGGATTGTTGATGCTATAAGAAAGGTTTTGGTGGAGGAAAGTGGGGAATGTGTGAGGAAGAAAGTTGGGGAATTGAGTTTGAAGATGAATGACAAAGGAGATGAAGATTTGGATAAAGCAGTGAAGAAGTTGGTTCAAGTTTGCAGCAAGACGAAATAA